The Bacillaceae bacterium IKA-2 DNA window CAAAAAATGAATGTCAAACGACGCTGGGTGAGCGACAAGAATTGTCCCTTTGCTATACTCTAAAAACTTTAAAAAGGCAGCATCAAAAGAGCTTCCGTTGACTAACTGCTGCTTTGTTAATCCTGTAAGAGAATAAATTTCTTCCGGAACTTTACCAAGCGGTGAAACAACTTCATAAAAGTTCTCTTGTTCAATTTCCTCCGAAGCTGCATTGATTTTAATTGCCCCAATCGAAACAATCTCATCACCTAACTGCGGGAAAAAACCGGACGTTTCCAAATCAAAAACAGTAAATGTCGTTTCTAGTAAACTTTGCTGTGGCAAAAAAGTACTGCTAGCACTATTCAACTTTTCTTTAATTTCACTTACTAGCCGTGGATTACTGTGTATTTTTTTTAAACGTTGCCAAGCAAAATAATCCCAGAAAAAATATTTTAAAACCCGCATTGATGGAATCTGCCCCATTTAAATCCCTCGCTTTCTACCAAAGCTTAGTTCACTCATTTGTTGAAGACGTTTTGCAATCGTAAGCGCTTCTTTCAATTGCTTTTTTTCTTCTTTATTTAGCGTATCTAAAGACAAATCATTTGATAGCTGCTGATCACTTCGCAATTGGTTAATATTGTTTCGTAATCGGAACGTGAGTAGCAGATGCATAGCGGTTTTAGCATTTTTAACATCTCGAGGATGAAAAGCTTCTAATTGCTTTAAATGATCTAATCGCTTGAGTGTACTAACTTCCTTACTACCATTTTTAATCGAAAAAATTCTGACCCCATTAACAATTTGCAT harbors:
- a CDS encoding exonuclease domain-containing protein translates to MGQIPSMRVLKYFFWDYFAWQRLKKIHSNPRLVSEIKEKLNSASSTFLPQQSLLETTFTVFDLETSGFFPQLGDEIVSIGAIKINAASEEIEQENFYEVVSPLGKVPEEIYSLTGLTKQQLVNGSSFDAAFLKFLEYSKGTILVAHPASFDIHFLKVMLKRWGIVNFNPEFIDSYFLANYLQPNSKNKLDELVDRFDVDQKERHHALNDAIMTAEIFLKLLSLLQKSGIYTLEDYFKLKGKKKGKLSVL